From the genome of Homalodisca vitripennis isolate AUS2020 chromosome 8, UT_GWSS_2.1, whole genome shotgun sequence, one region includes:
- the LOC124367434 gene encoding serine protease inhibitor 88Ea-like isoform X1, which translates to MVIHLLVIASLAAPLSVVAQKCPLSIQYGRYNEMYTLVDGREELAVDLIRSVASQYPTQNVLLSPDSIFWAFQLLFFASSGYSEEILRKFLHIPHNLTKNDVVGFYDLKGDHYPWNQHPINAYELDSVNKMYIQQGFGIRDCVKHIFSTEYSTADFKNELEYTRKNINKWIEMQTRNMIVDCIPEGFLDKSTSLLLVNAVYFKGLWKSRFNKDKTSHEDFYMADGSTRQAEMMKQRSIFRAVFSSSYGIHGLELPYKGDDISMFIILPEQSHATAVQDLLRSLTFERQEKILSEILESPMKEMDVIIPKFKTENKYDLVPVLKDFGADELLEFVDLSDLVEKFNEFKLDKAIHTAKIVVDEQGTEAVAVTKLMSVSVKMFSERRGNISSISSK; encoded by the exons ATGGTT ATACATCTCTTGGTCATCGCTAGCTTGGCTGCACCTCTGTCTGTGGTGGCACAGAAGTGTCCACTCTCTATACAGTATGGCCGTTACAACGAAATGTACACGCTGGTCGACGGTCGCGAGGAGCTGGCAGTAGACCTAATACGTTCTGTAGCCTCTCAGTATCCGACCCAGAACGTATTACTCTCACCTGACAGCATTTTCTGGGCCTTCCAGCTATTATTTTTTGCATCCTCTGGCTATTCTGAGGAGATATTAAGAAAATTTCTTCATATACCTCATAACCtg actaaaaatgatgtagttggATTCTACGATTTAAAAGGAGATCACTATCCGTGGAATCAACATCCAATAAATGCCTACGAACTCGACAGtgtcaataaaatgtacatacagcAGGGCTTTGGCATAAGAGATTGCGTAAAACATATCTTTTCAACTGAATACTCTACAGCAGACTTTAAAAATGAGTTGGAGTATAcgcgtaaaaatataaataaatggataGAAATGCAAACCAGAAACATGATTGTGGATTGTATACCAGAGGGATTTCTAGATAAGTCCACATCGCTACTATTG GTGAACGCCGTGTACTTCAAAGGATTATGGAAGTCAAGATTCAATAAAGATAAGACTTCCCATGAAGATTTTTACATGGCTGATGGATCTACAAGACAAGCTGAAATGATGAAACAGAGGAGTATTTTCAGAGCCG tattttctaGCAGTTATGGAATACATGGTCTGGAGCTTCCGTATAAGGGGGATGATATCAGCATGTTCATAATTTTGCCTGAACAATCTCATGCAACAGCGGTACAAGATTTACTGAGATCATTAACTTTTGAACGTCAAGAGAAGATTCTAAGTGAGATCTTAGAAAGTCCTATGAAAGAAATGGATGTTATAATTCCTAAGTTTAAAACTGAGAATAAATATGATCTCGTACCG gtaTTAAAGGATTTTGGAGCAGATGAATTACTTGAGTTTGTCGACCTCAGTGACcttgttgaaaagtttaatgagtttaaattgGATAAGGCCATCCACACCGCCAAAATTGTTGTAGATGAGCAAGGCACGGAAGCGGTGGCCGTTACAAAACTCATGTCAGTCAGTGTTAAAATGTTCTCAGAGAGGAGGGGAAACATATCCAGTATTTCGAGCAAATAG
- the LOC124367434 gene encoding serine protease inhibitor 88Ea-like isoform X2 — protein MIHLLVIASLAAPLSVVAQKCPLSIQYGRYNEMYTLVDGREELAVDLIRSVASQYPTQNVLLSPDSIFWAFQLLFFASSGYSEEILRKFLHIPHNLTKNDVVGFYDLKGDHYPWNQHPINAYELDSVNKMYIQQGFGIRDCVKHIFSTEYSTADFKNELEYTRKNINKWIEMQTRNMIVDCIPEGFLDKSTSLLLVNAVYFKGLWKSRFNKDKTSHEDFYMADGSTRQAEMMKQRSIFRAVFSSSYGIHGLELPYKGDDISMFIILPEQSHATAVQDLLRSLTFERQEKILSEILESPMKEMDVIIPKFKTENKYDLVPVLKDFGADELLEFVDLSDLVEKFNEFKLDKAIHTAKIVVDEQGTEAVAVTKLMSVSVKMFSERRGNISSISSK, from the exons ATG ATACATCTCTTGGTCATCGCTAGCTTGGCTGCACCTCTGTCTGTGGTGGCACAGAAGTGTCCACTCTCTATACAGTATGGCCGTTACAACGAAATGTACACGCTGGTCGACGGTCGCGAGGAGCTGGCAGTAGACCTAATACGTTCTGTAGCCTCTCAGTATCCGACCCAGAACGTATTACTCTCACCTGACAGCATTTTCTGGGCCTTCCAGCTATTATTTTTTGCATCCTCTGGCTATTCTGAGGAGATATTAAGAAAATTTCTTCATATACCTCATAACCtg actaaaaatgatgtagttggATTCTACGATTTAAAAGGAGATCACTATCCGTGGAATCAACATCCAATAAATGCCTACGAACTCGACAGtgtcaataaaatgtacatacagcAGGGCTTTGGCATAAGAGATTGCGTAAAACATATCTTTTCAACTGAATACTCTACAGCAGACTTTAAAAATGAGTTGGAGTATAcgcgtaaaaatataaataaatggataGAAATGCAAACCAGAAACATGATTGTGGATTGTATACCAGAGGGATTTCTAGATAAGTCCACATCGCTACTATTG GTGAACGCCGTGTACTTCAAAGGATTATGGAAGTCAAGATTCAATAAAGATAAGACTTCCCATGAAGATTTTTACATGGCTGATGGATCTACAAGACAAGCTGAAATGATGAAACAGAGGAGTATTTTCAGAGCCG tattttctaGCAGTTATGGAATACATGGTCTGGAGCTTCCGTATAAGGGGGATGATATCAGCATGTTCATAATTTTGCCTGAACAATCTCATGCAACAGCGGTACAAGATTTACTGAGATCATTAACTTTTGAACGTCAAGAGAAGATTCTAAGTGAGATCTTAGAAAGTCCTATGAAAGAAATGGATGTTATAATTCCTAAGTTTAAAACTGAGAATAAATATGATCTCGTACCG gtaTTAAAGGATTTTGGAGCAGATGAATTACTTGAGTTTGTCGACCTCAGTGACcttgttgaaaagtttaatgagtttaaattgGATAAGGCCATCCACACCGCCAAAATTGTTGTAGATGAGCAAGGCACGGAAGCGGTGGCCGTTACAAAACTCATGTCAGTCAGTGTTAAAATGTTCTCAGAGAGGAGGGGAAACATATCCAGTATTTCGAGCAAATAG